Proteins encoded together in one Dermacentor variabilis isolate Ectoservices chromosome 2, ASM5094787v1, whole genome shotgun sequence window:
- the Mthfs gene encoding methenyltetrahydrofolate synthetase, with protein MTFSAAMAAASLKAAKNAVRAEMKKQLKSMTAEDRLRQSKIILDKFVNHSRYKASKRISIFVNMETEVSTEPIIRQIINDGKECFIPKYDDQSQQMDMVKLASLEELWKLPMTKWRIKQHTDFDPREEALVTGGIDLLVVPAVAFAPQGARLGHGKGYYDIYYSRCLKAQAQRPYTLGLCFCQQIVPNIPLGDHDMIVDEVLHA; from the exons ATGACTTTCTCTGCTGCCATGGCCGCGGCGTCATTGAAGGCGGCTAAAAATGCCGTAAGAGCTGAAATGAAGAAGCAGCTGAAGTCGATGACAGCAGAAGACAGGCTCCGACAGTCTAAGATCATACTAGACAAG TTTGTAAACCATTCCCGCTACAAAGCAAGTAAACGAATATCCATTTTTGTGAACATGGAGACAGAAGTTTCGACGGAGCCCATCATTCGACAAATCATCAACGACGGCAAAGAGTGCTTCATCCCAAAATACGA CGATCAGTCACAGCAAATGGACATGGTCAAACTCGCATCGCTTGAAGAACTGTGGAAGTTGCCAATGACAAAGTGGCGCATCAAGCAGCACACTGATTTCGACCCGCGTGAAGAAGCACTGGTGACTG GCGGCATTGACCTTCTCGTGGTACCTGCTGTAGCCTTCGCGCCACAGGGTGCCCGCCTGGGCCATGGAAAAGGATACTATGATATCTACTACAGTCGCTGCCTCAAAGCGCAAGCTCAAAGGCCTTACACTCTAGGTCTCTGCTTCTGCCAGCAAATTGTGCCAAACATACCATTAGGTGACCATGACATGATTGTTGATGAGGTTCTCCATGCCTGA